The following are encoded together in the Bacillota bacterium genome:
- a CDS encoding GGDEF domain-containing protein, translating into VQEIETVEKMHFLAVNLPFKVDIPGGMSIKETLSAIKSQGGEIVANHPYGGLRGRRLVEMNRYQIDLIEDVFFSSTYHVTFIVDLLLRPRKIQILTGDVTLLGFSKQESFLFSEIASHIETENALAEVEGKETFLEDLTKKLINITEDMQLYIPLKIKNGTLWLLVGIDILTKNEGHTELIFGRINRIYDNTPKGILYYKSTYQDSLTRLFTRETLKIHLQNPTYLEGAYGIYFDIDHFKTINDIYGHKAGDLFLIELANRFIANWEKDVIYYRLGGDEFFVFVLNHSEKQIIDRAKQIIFLIENLNEKAIAAKVSASIGIVPIKKECYDYTKLLDLGDKAMYESKNKGKGMITFAKDV; encoded by the coding sequence AGTGCAGGAAATAGAAACAGTGGAAAAAATGCATTTTTTAGCTGTTAATTTGCCTTTTAAGGTAGATATTCCCGGAGGAATGAGTATTAAGGAAACATTAAGTGCTATCAAAAGCCAGGGAGGAGAGATTGTAGCAAATCATCCCTATGGGGGGCTAAGAGGAAGAAGACTTGTTGAAATGAATAGATATCAAATTGATTTAATAGAAGATGTGTTTTTTTCTTCAACGTATCATGTGACATTTATCGTGGACTTATTATTAAGACCAAGAAAAATTCAAATTCTAACAGGAGATGTCACCTTACTTGGATTTTCTAAACAAGAATCATTTTTATTTTCAGAAATTGCCAGCCATATTGAAACCGAAAACGCTTTAGCAGAAGTAGAAGGAAAAGAAACGTTCTTAGAAGATTTAACGAAGAAATTAATCAATATCACTGAGGACATGCAGTTATATATACCCCTCAAAATCAAAAACGGAACCCTTTGGTTGTTGGTAGGAATTGATATTTTAACCAAAAATGAGGGACACACTGAATTGATTTTTGGTCGAATCAATCGAATCTACGATAATACTCCAAAAGGAATTCTTTATTACAAATCTACTTACCAAGATTCTTTAACAAGGTTGTTTACACGAGAAACTTTAAAAATACATCTTCAAAACCCAACTTATTTAGAAGGTGCTTATGGAATTTATTTTGATATTGATCATTTCAAAACAATAAACGATATATACGGACACAAGGCAGGAGATTTGTTCTTAATTGAACTTGCCAATCGCTTTATCGCTAATTGGGAGAAGGATGTTATTTACTATAGACTTGGTGGAGATGAGTTTTTTGTATTTGTATTAAACCATTCTGAAAAACAAATTATTGATAGAGCCAAACAAATTATTTTCTTAATTGAAAACCTAAATGAAAAAGCAATTGCCGCTAAAGTTAGTGCATCAATTGGAATTGTTCCTATAAAAAAAGAATGTTATGATTATACCAAATTACTAGATTTAGGAGACAAAGCTATGTATGAATCTAAAAACAAAGGCAAAGGAATGATTACCTTTGCAAAAGACGTTTAA
- the rpiB gene encoding ribose 5-phosphate isomerase B, with protein sequence MKIAIGSDHAGFVYKQPIIKHLQTRGIEVFDFGTNSLESTDYPIYAFKVAEAVRDKLFDFGILICGTGIGMSIAANKVKGIRACACQTEFVAKAAKEHNNANVLCLGSRTNTLAEALHFVDIYLDSSYSNGVRHNQRLHLIQEYEENK encoded by the coding sequence ATGAAAATCGCCATTGGATCAGATCATGCAGGATTTGTATACAAGCAACCGATAATAAAACACTTACAAACAAGAGGAATTGAAGTTTTCGATTTTGGCACAAATTCTTTGGAATCTACCGATTATCCAATCTATGCTTTTAAAGTTGCAGAAGCAGTAAGAGACAAGCTATTTGATTTTGGAATTTTAATTTGTGGAACAGGAATCGGCATGTCAATTGCTGCAAACAAAGTAAAAGGAATTCGAGCTTGTGCTTGTCAAACAGAATTCGTAGCAAAAGCTGCCAAAGAGCATAACAACGCTAACGTTTTATGCTTAGGTTCAAGAACTAATACGCTTGCGGAAGCCCTTCATTTTGTGGATATTTATTTAGATTCAAGTTATTCAAATGGAGTTAGGCACAATCAAAGGCTACATTTAATTCAAGAATATGAGGAGAACAAATAA
- the upp gene encoding uracil phosphoribosyltransferase, translating to MGKVVIIQHPLIDHKMAIIRNKLTDTKTFRENVNEIGSLVTYEITRDLQTKPIEVETPIAKTICQTLAKEVVIVPILRAGLGMVDGIHNVIPTAKIGHIGLYRDETTLQPQTYYTKLPNVLKEATVLIVDPMLATGGSAVKAISLVKEQGGIDIRFVGLVGCPEGIKELQIHHPDIDIYLVAIDEKLNEIGYIVPGLGDCGDRLFGTK from the coding sequence ATGGGAAAAGTAGTTATTATTCAACATCCTTTAATTGATCACAAAATGGCCATCATCAGAAATAAACTGACAGATACCAAAACCTTTCGTGAAAACGTAAATGAAATTGGAAGTTTGGTTACTTACGAAATCACAAGAGATTTACAAACTAAGCCAATCGAAGTTGAAACGCCTATTGCTAAAACAATTTGTCAAACACTGGCAAAAGAAGTAGTAATCGTTCCAATATTAAGAGCGGGTCTTGGAATGGTGGATGGAATTCACAATGTGATTCCAACGGCAAAGATAGGACATATCGGATTATACCGAGATGAAACAACCTTACAACCTCAAACGTATTATACAAAACTACCAAACGTGTTAAAAGAAGCAACCGTTTTAATCGTAGATCCGATGTTAGCAACCGGAGGTTCTGCCGTTAAGGCCATTTCACTTGTGAAAGAACAAGGTGGAATTGACATTCGGTTTGTGGGACTGGTTGGATGCCCTGAAGGAATCAAAGAACTCCAAATTCATCATCCAGATATCGATATCTATTTAGTTGCCATTGATGAAAAGCTAAATGAGATTGGGTATATTGTACCTGGACTTGGAGATTGTGGAGATCGTTTGTTTGGAACGAAATGA
- a CDS encoding AtpZ/AtpI family protein — translation MNNVKSTFTGVQLIIQFFIELIISMFLGYLIGQAIDSYLWEEKHLFLFIFIFLGLFSSVINLVKRTFKMMGESKNADKKPKSD, via the coding sequence TTGAATAATGTTAAATCTACTTTTACAGGTGTTCAATTAATCATTCAATTTTTTATTGAATTAATTATTTCGATGTTTCTTGGTTATCTTATTGGCCAAGCCATCGATAGTTATCTATGGGAAGAGAAACATTTATTTCTATTTATTTTTATATTTTTAGGACTTTTCTCAAGTGTTATCAATCTAGTAAAAAGAACATTTAAAATGATGGGAGAGAGTAAAAATGCAGATAAAAAACCTAAATCTGATTGA
- a CDS encoding ATP synthase subunit I — MQIKNLNLIEKTFLFLWPFIIIFSLVTYLISLDFDLVIGFLLGAFTSMLMNSFHYRVMKKAFESHLEQIKTKQILLYFAKMVFYGIVMYFAITNPDWNIILTFVGIISYRVILFPVTFFSLRKQNKEGDKNA, encoded by the coding sequence ATGCAGATAAAAAACCTAAATCTGATTGAAAAGACATTTTTATTTCTATGGCCTTTTATCATTATATTTAGTCTTGTGACATATCTGATATCTTTGGATTTTGATTTAGTAATTGGTTTCTTACTTGGAGCTTTCACATCGATGCTTATGAATTCTTTTCATTATCGAGTCATGAAAAAAGCATTTGAATCCCATCTAGAACAAATTAAAACAAAACAAATTTTGTTATACTTTGCAAAAATGGTTTTTTATGGAATTGTGATGTATTTCGCTATTACTAATCCCGATTGGAACATCATATTAACATTTGTAGGAATTATTTCTTACCGGGTCATATTATTTCCTGTTACTTTCTTTTCTTTAAGAAAACAAAACAAAGAAGGTGATAAAAATGCTTGA
- a CDS encoding F0F1 ATP synthase subunit A has protein sequence MLDFNIIAPLSPQIISTLIVVFVLSIVFIIVGIRVSKLNPTDTPKGFVLVIIFFVEMIQNLLRDHLPGKKLNLFGPYLFSVLVYLMFANTIALFGLKAPLSSVSIAMSFSIITFIILKFSEIKYKGFKRMGHDIFIGHVWWMFPIMVPINLIGQISTPLTMGIRLFGNLVSGAVISAMVYAVLYWVAGVFAGVFLHVVFDIFFGLIQAFVFFMLSTVNISMAADAS, from the coding sequence ATGCTTGATTTTAATATTATTGCCCCCTTATCACCTCAAATTATCTCGACATTAATTGTAGTTTTCGTATTAAGCATCGTATTTATTATTGTAGGGATTCGGGTAAGCAAACTAAACCCAACAGATACACCAAAAGGATTTGTTTTAGTTATAATTTTCTTCGTGGAGATGATTCAAAATTTATTAAGAGATCATTTGCCAGGAAAGAAATTAAATTTATTTGGACCTTATCTATTTTCGGTCTTAGTGTATTTAATGTTTGCGAACACCATTGCCTTATTTGGATTAAAAGCACCTTTGTCAAGTGTAAGTATTGCGATGAGCTTTTCCATTATTACCTTTATCATTTTAAAGTTTTCAGAAATTAAATATAAAGGATTTAAAAGAATGGGACACGATATTTTCATAGGACATGTATGGTGGATGTTTCCAATCATGGTACCGATTAATTTGATTGGTCAAATATCAACTCCGCTTACCATGGGAATTCGTTTGTTTGGTAATCTTGTGAGTGGCGCGGTAATTTCTGCCATGGTTTATGCAGTGTTATATTGGGTCGCAGGTGTTTTTGCAGGAGTATTCTTGCACGTAGTTTTTGATATATTTTTCGGTCTCATTCAAGCGTTTGTCTTTTTCATGTTGTCAACGGTAAACATATCGATGGCAGCGGATGCTTCATAA
- the atpE gene encoding ATP synthase F0 subunit C, giving the protein MFESIFTSALRFAAEYNQFFSDGMRYLGAGIAVVAGIGPGIGQGYAAGKAAEAVGRQPEAQGKVLMTTLVTAALAETTGLYGLLVALILIFG; this is encoded by the coding sequence ATGTTTGAATCAATTTTTACATCCGCTTTACGTTTTGCTGCAGAATACAATCAATTCTTTTCAGATGGTATGAGATACCTTGGAGCTGGAATTGCTGTTGTTGCTGGAATTGGACCTGGAATTGGTCAAGGATATGCCGCTGGTAAAGCCGCAGAAGCAGTTGGTAGACAACCAGAAGCACAAGGGAAAGTATTAATGACAACACTTGTTACCGCAGCTCTTGCCGAGACGACTGGTCTTTATGGACTTCTTGTTGCTCTCATTTTAATTTTTGGATAA